In Synergistaceae bacterium, a single genomic region encodes these proteins:
- a CDS encoding D-glycerate dehydrogenase, producing MSLPKAYVGLPIQEAGLKLLRGSVDFKIWEKEGAPPREELFRELKDVEGLLSGLPIRVDEELLNAAPKLKVVSNYAVGYDNIDVEAATRRGICVTNTPGVLTPATADLTFALILASARRIIESSNFLRSGGWKIWSPELMVGVEVAGATIGIIGFGQIGQAVARRAKGFDMNVIYFDTERKPDAEKQLGARYLPLEDLLKESDFVTLHCVLNEKTKNLIGEKELRMMKKTAILVNAARGPLVDQAALYRACSEKWIQGAGLDVFVKEPVPLDEPLLTLPNVTTVPHIGSASRVARDGMATRSAENLVAVLHGKKPRSLVNREVWKDWPEEPSK from the coding sequence ATGTCTTTGCCGAAAGCGTATGTGGGTTTACCGATTCAGGAGGCCGGGCTGAAGCTGCTGCGGGGCAGCGTCGATTTCAAAATATGGGAGAAGGAGGGCGCGCCCCCCAGGGAGGAGCTCTTCAGGGAGCTCAAAGACGTGGAGGGATTGCTTTCGGGGCTGCCCATCCGGGTGGACGAAGAACTGCTGAACGCCGCTCCGAAGCTGAAAGTGGTCAGCAACTATGCCGTCGGATACGACAACATCGACGTGGAGGCCGCGACCCGAAGGGGGATTTGCGTCACCAACACGCCGGGAGTTCTCACTCCGGCCACCGCGGACCTGACCTTCGCGCTCATTCTGGCGTCCGCGCGCCGAATTATCGAATCCAGTAATTTCCTGCGTTCCGGAGGGTGGAAGATCTGGTCTCCCGAACTCATGGTGGGAGTGGAGGTCGCCGGAGCCACCATCGGCATCATCGGGTTCGGGCAAATCGGGCAGGCGGTGGCGCGCCGGGCGAAGGGCTTCGATATGAACGTCATCTACTTCGACACGGAGCGCAAGCCGGATGCTGAAAAACAGCTGGGCGCGCGGTATCTGCCCCTGGAAGACCTGCTGAAGGAAAGCGACTTCGTCACGCTGCACTGCGTCCTGAACGAGAAAACGAAGAACCTCATCGGCGAGAAGGAACTGCGGATGATGAAAAAAACCGCCATCCTCGTCAACGCGGCCCGTGGCCCGCTGGTGGATCAGGCGGCGCTTTACCGGGCCTGCTCCGAAAAGTGGATTCAGGGCGCGGGGCTCGACGTGTTCGTCAAAGAGCCGGTGCCGCTGGACGAACCGCTTCTGACCCTCCCCAACGTGACGACGGTGCCGCATATCGGGAGCGCCAGTCGGGTAGCCCGGGACGGAATGGCCACCCGGTCGGCGGAAAACCTCGTTGCCGTCCTGCACGGCAAAAAACCCAGAAGCCTCGTGAACCGGGAAGTCTGGAAGGACTGGCCTGAAGAGCCCTCCAAATAG
- a CDS encoding M20 family metallo-hydrolase, whose protein sequence is MVKEKEKIFTEIEHLEKEMVDALCSLIRCPAVTPRNGGTGEQAKAELIEKILKSLKLPDPEWFFVKDDGAPGGKRPSLIVNYPGVSRERLWIVSHIDVVPEGDRKLWSHDPFEPFVKDGYVHGRGALDNGQALVASIYALYALKKLGISPKREVILCFAADEEMGSHFGFNQMTDRLKKDDLILVPDIGTEKGDILYIGEKGPLWLEFVVHGKQVHASLPNRGINACRVANLLSVELDSAFHKISTDSNDLFDPATSTFEPTRRFGNVANINTVPGMERFAFDCRMLPGSDLDKVIALARQVSEDVAKRTGTTIEVTIANRQDPAALPSLDSPIIRLTSGAVREVLGVEPRFGGHCGATCATPARTAGVTALAWEQALDATAHMPDERCKIEHMLNEAKVFAAMMLNDY, encoded by the coding sequence ATGGTGAAGGAGAAAGAAAAAATTTTCACGGAAATAGAACATCTGGAGAAGGAAATGGTGGACGCCCTCTGCTCGCTGATTCGCTGTCCCGCCGTCACGCCTCGCAATGGAGGAACGGGAGAGCAGGCCAAAGCCGAGCTGATCGAGAAAATTTTGAAGAGTCTCAAATTGCCTGATCCGGAGTGGTTTTTCGTAAAGGACGACGGCGCGCCGGGGGGAAAACGTCCCAGCCTCATCGTGAATTACCCCGGTGTTTCGAGGGAAAGGCTGTGGATCGTTTCCCACATCGACGTCGTTCCCGAAGGAGACAGAAAACTCTGGAGCCATGATCCCTTCGAACCTTTCGTAAAAGACGGTTACGTTCACGGGCGCGGAGCCCTGGATAACGGTCAGGCTCTGGTGGCCTCCATTTATGCGCTGTACGCGCTGAAAAAACTTGGAATATCCCCCAAACGCGAGGTGATTCTCTGCTTTGCGGCCGACGAGGAAATGGGCAGTCATTTCGGCTTCAATCAAATGACCGACCGCCTGAAAAAAGACGACCTCATCCTCGTTCCGGACATCGGGACGGAAAAGGGAGACATCCTGTATATCGGAGAAAAGGGTCCTCTGTGGCTGGAGTTCGTTGTTCACGGCAAACAGGTTCACGCCTCCCTTCCCAATCGGGGAATCAACGCCTGTCGGGTGGCGAACCTCCTCTCCGTGGAGCTGGACAGCGCTTTTCACAAAATTTCCACCGACTCCAACGACCTCTTCGACCCGGCGACCAGCACCTTCGAGCCGACCCGACGGTTCGGAAACGTGGCCAACATCAACACGGTTCCCGGCATGGAGCGTTTTGCCTTCGACTGCAGGATGCTTCCCGGTTCGGACTTGGACAAAGTGATTGCGCTGGCCAGGCAGGTATCTGAAGACGTTGCGAAACGTACGGGAACCACCATCGAAGTGACCATCGCCAACAGGCAGGACCCCGCCGCGCTTCCGTCGCTGGACTCTCCGATCATCCGCCTCACCTCCGGCGCCGTCAGGGAGGTTCTGGGCGTCGAACCGCGTTTTGGCGGGCACTGCGGCGCGACCTGCGCCACGCCGGCTCGTACGGCCGGAGTGACGGCCCTGGCGTGGGAACAGGCCCTCGACGCCACCGCCCACATGCCGGACGAACGCTGTAAAATCGAGCACATGCTGAACGAGGCCAAAGTCTTCGCCGCCATGATGC